One genomic segment of Panicum virgatum strain AP13 chromosome 2N, P.virgatum_v5, whole genome shotgun sequence includes these proteins:
- the LOC120659652 gene encoding splicing factor 3B subunit 3-like isoform X7: MRFISTSQGEEYYPVLAMIINRKGSDVNDLSLFGHESSSDVISHISDYSEIGPLALDISEIPEMLGFALLFRVGDALLLDLRNPSNVCCIRRISLTTSLIGEQVTVEDSCPGLDVDDDVAACALLELRDSANNILKDDGYMDIDGVDSRGSVKSRIICSWSWEPPDPIRQGWARLLFCLDDGEFHILDFTSDVEGVKLYTFEYVDRSLPCKPLLWMKNTMIIGFVEMGDGMIFKLGHRRLFLKSTIQNVAPILDLAIADYHGEKQDQMFACCGMCPEGSLRVLRNGVNVEKLLRTEAIYQGVTGLWTLRMKTNDAYHSFLVLSFVEETRILSVGLSFNDISDAVGFQPDVCTLACGLVTDGLLVQIHSKGVKLCLPTVYAHPEGAPLTSPICTNWYPDITISVGAVGHNIVVVATSNPCCLYVLGLRSSSPYQYELYETQHVQLQYEVSCISIPQEELRPDNVTLSGGERDNFSNNPSADVNVRKFAVIGTHKPSVEIISVEPGEALRLLTIGTISVNNALGAPVSGCIPENVRFVAAERFYILAGLRNGMLLRFESEATEHYFPGSFYKDSSIPSVTAFLQLISIRRIGITPVFLVPIHDSANADIIVLSDRPWLLHAARHSLAYSSISFLPASHVTPVSSVDCPNGLLFVAESCLHLVEMVHGKRLNAQKFSIGGTPRKVLYHNESRTLLVLRTGLSGASCSSDIVQVDPQNGVLLSRYKCEPGETAKCMQITKIGSDQVLVVGTSRSAGRSMMSNGEAESTKGRLIVLSLEAVESPRESSSFIPTSSFNPSSHSGSPFHDIIGYTTEEFSSNSLCSSPDEFCCNQIQAEQMAGHLRSLSHATLSGAVLAVYPYLDRYVLAAAGNAIYVFGFANENPHRMKKCTVGRTRFTITCLKTFASRIAVGDCRDGVLFYSYNESHRKLELIYSDPAQRLVGDIALLNCETAVVSDRRGSISVLSSTRLEISESPQKNLAVNCSFYMGETAMSIQKTAFRYRLPIDDDTDPVLESAYNCIVASTLLGSLFVMIPLTSEEHQLLQDVQERLSVHPLTAPVLGNDHAEFRQRGIPSGIPPILDGDMLVQFLELTGEQQQAILAHALPGKGPRRPVSVFEVLRTLERVHYALN, encoded by the exons ATGCGCTTCATATCGACATCCCAAGGTGAAGAATACTATCCAGTTTTGGCGATGATAATCAACAG GAAGGGCTCTGATGTGAATGACTTGTCATTATTTGGACATGAATCCAGCAGTGATGTTATCAGCCACATCTCTGATTATTCAGAAATCGGACCATTAGCACTTGACATATCAGAAATTCCTGAAATGCTTGGCTTTGCACTTCTGTTTCGTGTTGGTGATGCTTTACTGTTGGATCTTAGAAACCCAAGTAACGTCTGTTGTATCCGAAGAATTAGCTTAACTACTAGCCTGATTGGAGAACAAGTCACTGTTGAAGATTCCTGTCCAGGATTAGACGTTGATGACGATGTGGCTGCTTGTGCTTTGTTAGAACTGAGAGATTCTGCAAATAATATACTGAAGGATGATGGTTATATGGACATTGATGGCGTTGACAGCAGAGGTAGCGTGAAATCAAGGATCATTTGCTCATGGAGCTGGGAGCCACCTGACCCAATCAGACAAGGATGGGCAAGGCTTCTATTTTGCTTAGATGATGGAGAATTTCATATTTTGGATTTTACTTCTGATGTTGAAGGAGTCAAGCTGTACACCTTTGAGTATGTTGATAGGAGTTTGCCCTGCAAACCTCTTTTGTGGATGAAAAATACAATGATAATAGGCTTTGTAGAGATGGGGGATGGTATGATCTTTAAACTTGGCCATCGTAGATTGTTTCTTAAAAGCACAATTCAGAATGTAGCACCGATATTGGATCTAGCAATTGCTGATTACCACGGTGAGAAACAGGATCAGATGTTTGCATGTTGTGGTATGTGCCCTGAGGGCTCTTTGCGAGTTTTACGAAACGGTGTCAATGTGGAGAAACTTCTGAGGACTGAGGCTATTTATCAGGGTGTTACTGGATTGTGGACTTTGAGAATGAAAACAAATGATGCTTACCACTCTTTTCTTGTGTTATCATTTGTGGAGGAAACCAGAATACTGTCAGTAGGACTAAGTTTTAACGACATCAGTGATGCTGTGGGATTCCAGCCTGATGTTTGCACTTTGGCGTGTGGTTTGGTGACTGATGGTTTGCTCGTGCAAATTCACAGCAAAGGTGTAAAGCTCTGTTTGCCTACAGTATATGCTCACCCTGAGGGTGCCCCTTTAACTTCTCCAATTTGCACCAACTGGTACCCTGATATCACTATCAGTGTTGGTGCTGTAGGACATAATATTGTTGTTGTCGCTACATCAAATCCCTGCTGCCTATATGTCCTTGGACTCAGATCATCTTCGCCTTACCAGTACGAATTGTATGAGACACAGCATGTTCAATTACAATATGAAGTATCATGCATATCCATCCCACAAGAGGAATTGAGACCTGATAATGTAACATTGAGTGGTGGAGAGCGTGATAATTTTAGTAACAATCCCTCAGCTGATGTTAATGTCCGCAAGTTTGCTGTTATTGGAACTCATAAACCTTCTGTGGAAATCATCTCCGTGGAACCTGGAGAAGCATTAAGGTTATTGACTATTGGGACTATATCAGTGAACAATGCACTTGGTGCTCCTGTTAGTGGTTGTATACCTGAAAATGTGAGGTTTGTTGCGGCTGAGAGGTTTTACATCCTTGCAGGCTTGAGAAATGGAATGCTACTAAGATTTGAATCAGAAGCAACCGAGCATTATTTTCCTGGTTCCTTCTACAAGGACTCTTCTATCCCTTCTGTTACTGCATTCCTTCAGTTGATTTCGATAAGGCGGATTGGAATTACTCCTGTATTCTTGGTACCAATACATGATTCAGCTAATGCTGATATCATTGTTCTCAGTGATAGGCCTTGGCTATTACATGCGGCCAGACATAGTCTGGCATATTCATCCATTTCATTTCTACCTGCTTCGCATGTGACACCAGTGTCATCTGTTGATTGCCCCAATGGTCTACTGTTTGTTGCTGAGAGCTGTTTGCATTTG GTTGAAATGGTTCATGGGAAGCGATTGAATGCACAAAAGTTTTCAATTGGGGGAACTCCAAGGAAAGTGCTATACCATAATGAAAGCAGAACACTATTGGTACTAAGAACTGGGCTAAGTGGTGCATCATGTTCTTCGGATATTGTCCAAGTAGATCCACAAAATGGGGTATTGCTTTCCAGATATAAATGTGAACCTGGTGAAACAGCAAAGTGCATGCAAATTACAAAAATAGGAAGTGACCAAGTTTTAGTTGTTGGAACCAGTAGATCTGCTGGACGGTCAATGATGTCAAATGGTGAAGCAGAAAG TACCAAGGGACGCCTGATTGTTTTAAGCTTGGAGGCCGTTGAAAGTCCACGTGAGAGCAGTTCATTTATTCCAACCTCTAGTTTTAATCCCTCCTCACATTCTGGCTCTCCTTTCCATGATATTATTGGATATACAACTGAAGAATTTTCTAGTAACAGTCTGTGCAGCAGTCCTGATGAGTTTTGCTGCAACCAGATTCAAGCTGAACAAATGGCAGGACATTTGAGATCATTGTCTCATGCCACATTGAGTGGTGCAGTTCTTGCTGTGTACCCATATCTAGATCGTTATGTGTTGGCTGCTGCTGGTAATGCG ATTTATGTATTTGGTTTCGCAAATGAAAATCCCCATAGGATGAAAAAATGCACTGTTGGTAGAACACGGTTTACAATAACTTGTTTGAAGACATTTGCATCACGGATTGCAGTTGGTGATTGTCGTGATGGTGTTCTATTCTATTCTTATAATGAG AGTCATAGGAAATTGGAATTGATCTATTCTGATCCTGCTCAAAGATTGGTGGGTGATATTGCACTTTTAAATTGTGAGACAGCTGTGGTATCAGATCGGCGTGGGAGCATATCTGTATTATCTTCCACAAGATTGGAAA TTTCAGAAAGTCCACAGAAGAACTTAGCCGTAAATTGTTCATTTTATATGGGTGAAACAGCTATGAGCATTCAGAAG ACTGCATTCAGGTATCGGCTTCcaattgatgatgatactgaCCCGGTGCTTGAGTCTGCTTATAATTGTATTGTGGCAAGTACCTTGCTGGGAAGTCTCTTTGTCATGATTCCACTTACAAG
- the LOC120659652 gene encoding splicing factor 3B subunit 3-like isoform X1, whose translation MEASTADAGGASTSSAAASSSSGPSTSASASASAAADSGATHYLAKRVLRGSAVLHVAEGCFRSPDSADVVLAKETSLELVAVGDDGVLQSICEQDMFGIVKDIGVLQWHSRHIGLIPQIEHKDLLVVLSDSGKLSFLYFCPEMHRFFAIANIELSKPGNLRHQLGRVLAIDRESSFVAVSAYEDKFALIHVSVCQSPHGSGRGVISDKKYFYPPENEEDARTVSGASRTSIRGTIWTMRFISTSQGEEYYPVLAMIINRKGSDVNDLSLFGHESSSDVISHISDYSEIGPLALDISEIPEMLGFALLFRVGDALLLDLRNPSNVCCIRRISLTTSLIGEQVTVEDSCPGLDVDDDVAACALLELRDSANNILKDDGYMDIDGVDSRGSVKSRIICSWSWEPPDPIRQGWARLLFCLDDGEFHILDFTSDVEGVKLYTFEYVDRSLPCKPLLWMKNTMIIGFVEMGDGMIFKLGHRRLFLKSTIQNVAPILDLAIADYHGEKQDQMFACCGMCPEGSLRVLRNGVNVEKLLRTEAIYQGVTGLWTLRMKTNDAYHSFLVLSFVEETRILSVGLSFNDISDAVGFQPDVCTLACGLVTDGLLVQIHSKGVKLCLPTVYAHPEGAPLTSPICTNWYPDITISVGAVGHNIVVVATSNPCCLYVLGLRSSSPYQYELYETQHVQLQYEVSCISIPQEELRPDNVTLSGGERDNFSNNPSADVNVRKFAVIGTHKPSVEIISVEPGEALRLLTIGTISVNNALGAPVSGCIPENVRFVAAERFYILAGLRNGMLLRFESEATEHYFPGSFYKDSSIPSVTAFLQLISIRRIGITPVFLVPIHDSANADIIVLSDRPWLLHAARHSLAYSSISFLPASHVTPVSSVDCPNGLLFVAESCLHLVEMVHGKRLNAQKFSIGGTPRKVLYHNESRTLLVLRTGLSGASCSSDIVQVDPQNGVLLSRYKCEPGETAKCMQITKIGSDQVLVVGTSRSAGRSMMSNGEAESSTKGRLIVLSLEAVESPRESSSFIPTSSFNPSSHSGSPFHDIIGYTTEEFSSNSLCSSPDEFCCNQIQAEQMAGHLRSLSHATLSGAVLAVYPYLDRYVLAAAGNAIYVFGFANENPHRMKKCTVGRTRFTITCLKTFASRIAVGDCRDGVLFYSYNESHRKLELIYSDPAQRLVGDIALLNCETAVVSDRRGSISVLSSTRLEISESPQKNLAVNCSFYMGETAMSIQKTAFRYRLPIDDDTDPVLESAYNCIVASTLLGSLFVMIPLTSEEHQLLQDVQERLSVHPLTAPVLGNDHAEFRQRGIPSGIPPILDGDMLVQFLELTGEQQQAILAHALPGKGPRRPVSVFEVLRTLERVHYALN comes from the exons atggaggcctccaccgccgacgccggcggcgcctccacCTCGTCGGCtgcggcgtcctcctcctcgggcccctccacctccgcgtccgcgtccgcctccgccgctgccgactCTGGCGCCACCCACTACCTCGCCAAGCGGGTGCTCCGGGGCAGCGCTGTGCTCCACGTCGCCGAGGGGTGCTTCCGCTCGCCCGACTCCGCCGACGTCGTCCTCGCTAAG GAAACTTCACTAGAGCTGGTTGCTGTTGGCGATGATGGTGTTTTGCAGTCAATCTGTGAACAAGACATGTTTGGGATTGTAAAAGATATTGGTGTCTTGCAGTGGCACTCTAGACACATTGGTTTAATTCCACAG ATAGAACACAAGGATCTTCTGGTTGTGCTTTCTGATTCCGGAAAGCTTTCCTTTCTTTATTTTTGTCCTGAGATGCATAG GTTCTTTGCAATTGCCAATATTGAGTTATCCAAACCAGGAAATCTGAGGCATCAGCTGGGAAGAGTTTTAGCTATAGATCGAGA ATCTAGTTTTGTTGCTGTCAGTGCATATGAGGATAAGTTTGCCCTTATACATGTTTCAGTGTGCCAGAGTCCTCATGGTTCTGGCAGAGGTGTCATTTCTGACAAG AAATATTTTTATCCACCAGAAAATGAGGAGGATGCCAGAACTGTAAGTGGTGCATCTAGGACCAGCATCCGAGGTACAATTTGGACCATGCGCTTCATATCGACATCCCAAGGTGAAGAATACTATCCAGTTTTGGCGATGATAATCAACAG GAAGGGCTCTGATGTGAATGACTTGTCATTATTTGGACATGAATCCAGCAGTGATGTTATCAGCCACATCTCTGATTATTCAGAAATCGGACCATTAGCACTTGACATATCAGAAATTCCTGAAATGCTTGGCTTTGCACTTCTGTTTCGTGTTGGTGATGCTTTACTGTTGGATCTTAGAAACCCAAGTAACGTCTGTTGTATCCGAAGAATTAGCTTAACTACTAGCCTGATTGGAGAACAAGTCACTGTTGAAGATTCCTGTCCAGGATTAGACGTTGATGACGATGTGGCTGCTTGTGCTTTGTTAGAACTGAGAGATTCTGCAAATAATATACTGAAGGATGATGGTTATATGGACATTGATGGCGTTGACAGCAGAGGTAGCGTGAAATCAAGGATCATTTGCTCATGGAGCTGGGAGCCACCTGACCCAATCAGACAAGGATGGGCAAGGCTTCTATTTTGCTTAGATGATGGAGAATTTCATATTTTGGATTTTACTTCTGATGTTGAAGGAGTCAAGCTGTACACCTTTGAGTATGTTGATAGGAGTTTGCCCTGCAAACCTCTTTTGTGGATGAAAAATACAATGATAATAGGCTTTGTAGAGATGGGGGATGGTATGATCTTTAAACTTGGCCATCGTAGATTGTTTCTTAAAAGCACAATTCAGAATGTAGCACCGATATTGGATCTAGCAATTGCTGATTACCACGGTGAGAAACAGGATCAGATGTTTGCATGTTGTGGTATGTGCCCTGAGGGCTCTTTGCGAGTTTTACGAAACGGTGTCAATGTGGAGAAACTTCTGAGGACTGAGGCTATTTATCAGGGTGTTACTGGATTGTGGACTTTGAGAATGAAAACAAATGATGCTTACCACTCTTTTCTTGTGTTATCATTTGTGGAGGAAACCAGAATACTGTCAGTAGGACTAAGTTTTAACGACATCAGTGATGCTGTGGGATTCCAGCCTGATGTTTGCACTTTGGCGTGTGGTTTGGTGACTGATGGTTTGCTCGTGCAAATTCACAGCAAAGGTGTAAAGCTCTGTTTGCCTACAGTATATGCTCACCCTGAGGGTGCCCCTTTAACTTCTCCAATTTGCACCAACTGGTACCCTGATATCACTATCAGTGTTGGTGCTGTAGGACATAATATTGTTGTTGTCGCTACATCAAATCCCTGCTGCCTATATGTCCTTGGACTCAGATCATCTTCGCCTTACCAGTACGAATTGTATGAGACACAGCATGTTCAATTACAATATGAAGTATCATGCATATCCATCCCACAAGAGGAATTGAGACCTGATAATGTAACATTGAGTGGTGGAGAGCGTGATAATTTTAGTAACAATCCCTCAGCTGATGTTAATGTCCGCAAGTTTGCTGTTATTGGAACTCATAAACCTTCTGTGGAAATCATCTCCGTGGAACCTGGAGAAGCATTAAGGTTATTGACTATTGGGACTATATCAGTGAACAATGCACTTGGTGCTCCTGTTAGTGGTTGTATACCTGAAAATGTGAGGTTTGTTGCGGCTGAGAGGTTTTACATCCTTGCAGGCTTGAGAAATGGAATGCTACTAAGATTTGAATCAGAAGCAACCGAGCATTATTTTCCTGGTTCCTTCTACAAGGACTCTTCTATCCCTTCTGTTACTGCATTCCTTCAGTTGATTTCGATAAGGCGGATTGGAATTACTCCTGTATTCTTGGTACCAATACATGATTCAGCTAATGCTGATATCATTGTTCTCAGTGATAGGCCTTGGCTATTACATGCGGCCAGACATAGTCTGGCATATTCATCCATTTCATTTCTACCTGCTTCGCATGTGACACCAGTGTCATCTGTTGATTGCCCCAATGGTCTACTGTTTGTTGCTGAGAGCTGTTTGCATTTG GTTGAAATGGTTCATGGGAAGCGATTGAATGCACAAAAGTTTTCAATTGGGGGAACTCCAAGGAAAGTGCTATACCATAATGAAAGCAGAACACTATTGGTACTAAGAACTGGGCTAAGTGGTGCATCATGTTCTTCGGATATTGTCCAAGTAGATCCACAAAATGGGGTATTGCTTTCCAGATATAAATGTGAACCTGGTGAAACAGCAAAGTGCATGCAAATTACAAAAATAGGAAGTGACCAAGTTTTAGTTGTTGGAACCAGTAGATCTGCTGGACGGTCAATGATGTCAAATGGTGAAGCAGAAAG CAGTACCAAGGGACGCCTGATTGTTTTAAGCTTGGAGGCCGTTGAAAGTCCACGTGAGAGCAGTTCATTTATTCCAACCTCTAGTTTTAATCCCTCCTCACATTCTGGCTCTCCTTTCCATGATATTATTGGATATACAACTGAAGAATTTTCTAGTAACAGTCTGTGCAGCAGTCCTGATGAGTTTTGCTGCAACCAGATTCAAGCTGAACAAATGGCAGGACATTTGAGATCATTGTCTCATGCCACATTGAGTGGTGCAGTTCTTGCTGTGTACCCATATCTAGATCGTTATGTGTTGGCTGCTGCTGGTAATGCG ATTTATGTATTTGGTTTCGCAAATGAAAATCCCCATAGGATGAAAAAATGCACTGTTGGTAGAACACGGTTTACAATAACTTGTTTGAAGACATTTGCATCACGGATTGCAGTTGGTGATTGTCGTGATGGTGTTCTATTCTATTCTTATAATGAG AGTCATAGGAAATTGGAATTGATCTATTCTGATCCTGCTCAAAGATTGGTGGGTGATATTGCACTTTTAAATTGTGAGACAGCTGTGGTATCAGATCGGCGTGGGAGCATATCTGTATTATCTTCCACAAGATTGGAAA TTTCAGAAAGTCCACAGAAGAACTTAGCCGTAAATTGTTCATTTTATATGGGTGAAACAGCTATGAGCATTCAGAAG ACTGCATTCAGGTATCGGCTTCcaattgatgatgatactgaCCCGGTGCTTGAGTCTGCTTATAATTGTATTGTGGCAAGTACCTTGCTGGGAAGTCTCTTTGTCATGATTCCACTTACAAG
- the LOC120659652 gene encoding splicing factor 3B subunit 3-like isoform X2, with protein MEASTADAGGASTSSAAASSSSGPSTSASASASAAADSGATHYLAKRVLRGSAVLHVAEGCFRSPDSADVVLAKETSLELVAVGDDGVLQSICEQDMFGIVKDIGVLQWHSRHIGLIPQIEHKDLLVVLSDSGKLSFLYFCPEMHRFFAIANIELSKPGNLRHQLGRVLAIDRESSFVAVSAYEDKFALIHVSVCQSPHGSGRGVISDKKYFYPPENEEDARTVSGASRTSIRGTIWTMRFISTSQGEEYYPVLAMIINRKGSDVNDLSLFGHESSSDVISHISDYSEIGPLALDISEIPEMLGFALLFRVGDALLLDLRNPSNVCCIRRISLTTSLIGEQVTVEDSCPGLDVDDDVAACALLELRDSANNILKDDGYMDIDGVDSRGSVKSRIICSWSWEPPDPIRQGWARLLFCLDDGEFHILDFTSDVEGVKLYTFEYVDRSLPCKPLLWMKNTMIIGFVEMGDGMIFKLGHRRLFLKSTIQNVAPILDLAIADYHGEKQDQMFACCGMCPEGSLRVLRNGVNVEKLLRTEAIYQGVTGLWTLRMKTNDAYHSFLVLSFVEETRILSVGLSFNDISDAVGFQPDVCTLACGLVTDGLLVQIHSKGVKLCLPTVYAHPEGAPLTSPICTNWYPDITISVGAVGHNIVVVATSNPCCLYVLGLRSSSPYQYELYETQHVQLQYEVSCISIPQEELRPDNVTLSGGERDNFSNNPSADVNVRKFAVIGTHKPSVEIISVEPGEALRLLTIGTISVNNALGAPVSGCIPENVRFVAAERFYILAGLRNGMLLRFESEATEHYFPGSFYKDSSIPSVTAFLQLISIRRIGITPVFLVPIHDSANADIIVLSDRPWLLHAARHSLAYSSISFLPASHVTPVSSVDCPNGLLFVAESCLHLVEMVHGKRLNAQKFSIGGTPRKVLYHNESRTLLVLRTGLSGASCSSDIVQVDPQNGVLLSRYKCEPGETAKCMQITKIGSDQVLVVGTSRSAGRSMMSNGEAESTKGRLIVLSLEAVESPRESSSFIPTSSFNPSSHSGSPFHDIIGYTTEEFSSNSLCSSPDEFCCNQIQAEQMAGHLRSLSHATLSGAVLAVYPYLDRYVLAAAGNAIYVFGFANENPHRMKKCTVGRTRFTITCLKTFASRIAVGDCRDGVLFYSYNESHRKLELIYSDPAQRLVGDIALLNCETAVVSDRRGSISVLSSTRLEISESPQKNLAVNCSFYMGETAMSIQKTAFRYRLPIDDDTDPVLESAYNCIVASTLLGSLFVMIPLTSEEHQLLQDVQERLSVHPLTAPVLGNDHAEFRQRGIPSGIPPILDGDMLVQFLELTGEQQQAILAHALPGKGPRRPVSVFEVLRTLERVHYALN; from the exons atggaggcctccaccgccgacgccggcggcgcctccacCTCGTCGGCtgcggcgtcctcctcctcgggcccctccacctccgcgtccgcgtccgcctccgccgctgccgactCTGGCGCCACCCACTACCTCGCCAAGCGGGTGCTCCGGGGCAGCGCTGTGCTCCACGTCGCCGAGGGGTGCTTCCGCTCGCCCGACTCCGCCGACGTCGTCCTCGCTAAG GAAACTTCACTAGAGCTGGTTGCTGTTGGCGATGATGGTGTTTTGCAGTCAATCTGTGAACAAGACATGTTTGGGATTGTAAAAGATATTGGTGTCTTGCAGTGGCACTCTAGACACATTGGTTTAATTCCACAG ATAGAACACAAGGATCTTCTGGTTGTGCTTTCTGATTCCGGAAAGCTTTCCTTTCTTTATTTTTGTCCTGAGATGCATAG GTTCTTTGCAATTGCCAATATTGAGTTATCCAAACCAGGAAATCTGAGGCATCAGCTGGGAAGAGTTTTAGCTATAGATCGAGA ATCTAGTTTTGTTGCTGTCAGTGCATATGAGGATAAGTTTGCCCTTATACATGTTTCAGTGTGCCAGAGTCCTCATGGTTCTGGCAGAGGTGTCATTTCTGACAAG AAATATTTTTATCCACCAGAAAATGAGGAGGATGCCAGAACTGTAAGTGGTGCATCTAGGACCAGCATCCGAGGTACAATTTGGACCATGCGCTTCATATCGACATCCCAAGGTGAAGAATACTATCCAGTTTTGGCGATGATAATCAACAG GAAGGGCTCTGATGTGAATGACTTGTCATTATTTGGACATGAATCCAGCAGTGATGTTATCAGCCACATCTCTGATTATTCAGAAATCGGACCATTAGCACTTGACATATCAGAAATTCCTGAAATGCTTGGCTTTGCACTTCTGTTTCGTGTTGGTGATGCTTTACTGTTGGATCTTAGAAACCCAAGTAACGTCTGTTGTATCCGAAGAATTAGCTTAACTACTAGCCTGATTGGAGAACAAGTCACTGTTGAAGATTCCTGTCCAGGATTAGACGTTGATGACGATGTGGCTGCTTGTGCTTTGTTAGAACTGAGAGATTCTGCAAATAATATACTGAAGGATGATGGTTATATGGACATTGATGGCGTTGACAGCAGAGGTAGCGTGAAATCAAGGATCATTTGCTCATGGAGCTGGGAGCCACCTGACCCAATCAGACAAGGATGGGCAAGGCTTCTATTTTGCTTAGATGATGGAGAATTTCATATTTTGGATTTTACTTCTGATGTTGAAGGAGTCAAGCTGTACACCTTTGAGTATGTTGATAGGAGTTTGCCCTGCAAACCTCTTTTGTGGATGAAAAATACAATGATAATAGGCTTTGTAGAGATGGGGGATGGTATGATCTTTAAACTTGGCCATCGTAGATTGTTTCTTAAAAGCACAATTCAGAATGTAGCACCGATATTGGATCTAGCAATTGCTGATTACCACGGTGAGAAACAGGATCAGATGTTTGCATGTTGTGGTATGTGCCCTGAGGGCTCTTTGCGAGTTTTACGAAACGGTGTCAATGTGGAGAAACTTCTGAGGACTGAGGCTATTTATCAGGGTGTTACTGGATTGTGGACTTTGAGAATGAAAACAAATGATGCTTACCACTCTTTTCTTGTGTTATCATTTGTGGAGGAAACCAGAATACTGTCAGTAGGACTAAGTTTTAACGACATCAGTGATGCTGTGGGATTCCAGCCTGATGTTTGCACTTTGGCGTGTGGTTTGGTGACTGATGGTTTGCTCGTGCAAATTCACAGCAAAGGTGTAAAGCTCTGTTTGCCTACAGTATATGCTCACCCTGAGGGTGCCCCTTTAACTTCTCCAATTTGCACCAACTGGTACCCTGATATCACTATCAGTGTTGGTGCTGTAGGACATAATATTGTTGTTGTCGCTACATCAAATCCCTGCTGCCTATATGTCCTTGGACTCAGATCATCTTCGCCTTACCAGTACGAATTGTATGAGACACAGCATGTTCAATTACAATATGAAGTATCATGCATATCCATCCCACAAGAGGAATTGAGACCTGATAATGTAACATTGAGTGGTGGAGAGCGTGATAATTTTAGTAACAATCCCTCAGCTGATGTTAATGTCCGCAAGTTTGCTGTTATTGGAACTCATAAACCTTCTGTGGAAATCATCTCCGTGGAACCTGGAGAAGCATTAAGGTTATTGACTATTGGGACTATATCAGTGAACAATGCACTTGGTGCTCCTGTTAGTGGTTGTATACCTGAAAATGTGAGGTTTGTTGCGGCTGAGAGGTTTTACATCCTTGCAGGCTTGAGAAATGGAATGCTACTAAGATTTGAATCAGAAGCAACCGAGCATTATTTTCCTGGTTCCTTCTACAAGGACTCTTCTATCCCTTCTGTTACTGCATTCCTTCAGTTGATTTCGATAAGGCGGATTGGAATTACTCCTGTATTCTTGGTACCAATACATGATTCAGCTAATGCTGATATCATTGTTCTCAGTGATAGGCCTTGGCTATTACATGCGGCCAGACATAGTCTGGCATATTCATCCATTTCATTTCTACCTGCTTCGCATGTGACACCAGTGTCATCTGTTGATTGCCCCAATGGTCTACTGTTTGTTGCTGAGAGCTGTTTGCATTTG GTTGAAATGGTTCATGGGAAGCGATTGAATGCACAAAAGTTTTCAATTGGGGGAACTCCAAGGAAAGTGCTATACCATAATGAAAGCAGAACACTATTGGTACTAAGAACTGGGCTAAGTGGTGCATCATGTTCTTCGGATATTGTCCAAGTAGATCCACAAAATGGGGTATTGCTTTCCAGATATAAATGTGAACCTGGTGAAACAGCAAAGTGCATGCAAATTACAAAAATAGGAAGTGACCAAGTTTTAGTTGTTGGAACCAGTAGATCTGCTGGACGGTCAATGATGTCAAATGGTGAAGCAGAAAG TACCAAGGGACGCCTGATTGTTTTAAGCTTGGAGGCCGTTGAAAGTCCACGTGAGAGCAGTTCATTTATTCCAACCTCTAGTTTTAATCCCTCCTCACATTCTGGCTCTCCTTTCCATGATATTATTGGATATACAACTGAAGAATTTTCTAGTAACAGTCTGTGCAGCAGTCCTGATGAGTTTTGCTGCAACCAGATTCAAGCTGAACAAATGGCAGGACATTTGAGATCATTGTCTCATGCCACATTGAGTGGTGCAGTTCTTGCTGTGTACCCATATCTAGATCGTTATGTGTTGGCTGCTGCTGGTAATGCG ATTTATGTATTTGGTTTCGCAAATGAAAATCCCCATAGGATGAAAAAATGCACTGTTGGTAGAACACGGTTTACAATAACTTGTTTGAAGACATTTGCATCACGGATTGCAGTTGGTGATTGTCGTGATGGTGTTCTATTCTATTCTTATAATGAG AGTCATAGGAAATTGGAATTGATCTATTCTGATCCTGCTCAAAGATTGGTGGGTGATATTGCACTTTTAAATTGTGAGACAGCTGTGGTATCAGATCGGCGTGGGAGCATATCTGTATTATCTTCCACAAGATTGGAAA TTTCAGAAAGTCCACAGAAGAACTTAGCCGTAAATTGTTCATTTTATATGGGTGAAACAGCTATGAGCATTCAGAAG ACTGCATTCAGGTATCGGCTTCcaattgatgatgatactgaCCCGGTGCTTGAGTCTGCTTATAATTGTATTGTGGCAAGTACCTTGCTGGGAAGTCTCTTTGTCATGATTCCACTTACAAG